Proteins encoded together in one Pseudomonadota bacterium window:
- the sthA gene encoding Si-specific NAD(P)(+) transhydrogenase codes for MSNENFDLIVIGSGPGGEKGAAQAAYFGKSVAIIEREVVPGGAAANTGTLPSKTLRESALYLSGFRQRELHGVDTQLKRTVTARDFLFHERFVVQSEHRRISENIERHSITYFEGNASFVDQHTVRIKASKEAEISIRGDVILIATGSSPYHPPVFPFDDPRVYDSDTILGLDKLPSTMLIAGGGVIGCEYACMFSALGIDVSLVEGREQLLSFMDFEIADTLTSCMRNMGVELCMPEEIESVETTGDLTVNLKTGRSIKVDALLAATGRNGNTGDLGLENIELKTESRGQLKVNNTYQTTLPNIYAVGDVIGFPALASTSMEQARVAMVHAFDLEYKTELANILPYGIYTIPECSMAGSSEEDLQRDNIAYVTGRATYQNNARGQIIGDQDGFLKLLFREEDMKLLGVHAIGETASELVHVGLTALLVGAGAELFIQTCYNYPTLSEMYKYATYDALGKRDKRKNLAAE; via the coding sequence ATGAGCAATGAAAATTTTGATTTGATCGTGATCGGATCTGGGCCCGGCGGAGAGAAGGGTGCTGCTCAAGCTGCATACTTTGGTAAAAGTGTTGCCATTATTGAAAGAGAGGTTGTTCCGGGCGGAGCTGCCGCGAACACGGGAACACTCCCTTCCAAAACATTACGCGAGTCAGCCCTCTATCTGTCTGGCTTTCGACAAAGAGAACTGCATGGCGTAGATACTCAACTCAAAAGGACCGTTACAGCCCGCGACTTTCTTTTCCATGAACGTTTTGTGGTCCAAAGCGAACATCGGCGGATAAGCGAAAACATTGAAAGACATAGCATAACATATTTTGAAGGAAATGCTTCTTTTGTCGACCAACATACCGTAAGAATCAAAGCATCAAAGGAAGCTGAAATTTCTATAAGGGGCGATGTGATCCTTATTGCCACTGGCTCTAGCCCTTATCACCCTCCAGTATTTCCGTTCGATGATCCGCGCGTTTACGACTCCGACACTATTCTCGGGCTGGACAAACTTCCTTCCACTATGTTGATAGCGGGTGGTGGAGTGATTGGATGCGAGTACGCGTGCATGTTTTCGGCGCTTGGCATTGATGTTTCGCTGGTTGAGGGGCGCGAGCAATTATTAAGTTTTATGGACTTTGAAATTGCTGACACACTAACCAGTTGTATGCGCAATATGGGCGTAGAACTGTGCATGCCAGAAGAAATTGAAAGCGTAGAGACAACGGGAGATCTAACGGTTAACCTCAAAACCGGGCGCTCTATAAAAGTGGATGCACTTCTGGCAGCCACTGGCCGTAACGGCAATACCGGTGATCTTGGCCTAGAAAATATAGAATTAAAGACTGAGTCTCGAGGGCAATTGAAAGTAAATAACACTTATCAAACTACTTTGCCTAACATCTATGCGGTGGGTGACGTAATTGGTTTCCCCGCATTAGCATCAACTTCAATGGAACAAGCGCGTGTAGCCATGGTTCATGCTTTTGATCTGGAATATAAAACGGAACTAGCCAATATCCTGCCCTACGGAATATACACCATCCCTGAATGTTCGATGGCAGGCTCCTCAGAAGAGGACCTTCAAAGAGACAACATCGCCTACGTTACAGGTCGCGCAACATACCAAAACAATGCGCGGGGACAAATCATCGGCGACCAAGACGGCTTTTTAAAGTTGCTGTTCAGAGAAGAAGACATGAAGCTCTTAGGCGTGCATGCAATAGGCGAAACGGCCAGTGAATTGGTTCATGTAGGCTTAACCGCACTTTTGGTCGGAGCAGGTGCCGAGTTATTCATTCAAACTTGCTATAA